GCCCGTGAAGCTAAGGTGTTACGGATGCGATTTGGTATCGATATGAATACTGACCATACATTGGAAGAAGTGGGTAAGCAGTTTGATGTTACCCGTGAACGTATTCGTCAAATTGAAGCCAAAGCCTTGCGTAAATTGCGTCATCCAAGCCGCTCTGAACAATTGCGCAGTTTCTTAGACGAATAATAATATAACGTTAATATTCAGCTAAGTTGCTACAGCATTAAAAAGGCCACTGATAAGTGGCCTTTTTTATGTCTGGTACTTAATTAATTACGGCAAGCTGGCTTTGAAGATGGCTTATTTTATCTATGATGATGGAGCAGACTTTGTGACTACTGGGCAAAAAGGTATGAATAACTGGCAAGCTAATTATCTCTTCTATACCGCTGTGGGTGACTTCCCCTATTGCCACCACTCCGTCATTCTCTTCGTCCTGAAAATAACGTTTTGTCAAAGCTACATCTTTTGTACCAACGATAGCCGTGGTAGGCGTATTGGGCATCTCAATAGACCCCAATCTCTTTTTCGAGGCTAGCAATTGTCCGCTATCTCCAGCCAGCAATTTATAGCTCAAATCATTCTGGCTCTTACGGGCCAATCGGGCTGGAAAGACCGGTGAACCTAATAGAAACAGATGTTGCGGGGGGTTGTCCATATCACCCAGCTTTTGCAATGCCGCTCGCAATATCACGCCACCAAGGGAATGCCCAACGAGTACGTACTGCCCTCGCTCGGACAGATCGGTAATTTTGTTTTGAACGCGCTTAACAATTGAATTAAAGCATTCAACCCCGGCAAAGTAACTGACTACATCAACACTATGCCCATGGCGTCTTAGACGCCATAAAAGTGGGGTACCAGAGATTGGCGAGCGGCCCATGCCATGTACAAATAGGATCTGCATTACGTCTTAAACCTCTTACCCAGCCAATTCACTGCCCTGTAACCTAACACTCATAATAGCTATAACTATAGAAAATAAGTATTACCCTAGATTCACAAATAAGCAAAATACAACCGTACTATAGAGCAAATAACCCAAGCCTTAGGTTATTAAAGCCTGTAACTACTCACAAATGATGCTATTGAATCTCACCTTTTTTATAAGGTATCTCTTCGTCCAGCTCTTCCAGTTTATGGGTCAACTGTTCTGGCGAACCGGTATGTCTTGCTAACCAGAAATAAGCTATCGGAACCACATACAAGGTCATCAACGCAGACAGTAATACTCCAGAAAAGATTACAATCCCTATCACCGCACGACTCTCAGAGCCTGGTCCAGTAGCCAATACCAAGGGCAGCGCACTGAATACTGTGGTAAATCCGGTCATTACAATGGGCCGCAGTCGCTGTGTGGCGGCTCGTTTTAGCGCCAGTTCAAACTCCATTCCCGCATCTCTGAGTTGATTAGCAAACTCAACAATTAAAATGCCATTTTTGGCCGCCAAACCTATCAACATCACCAACCCAATTTGACTGTAAATATTCAAGCTAGCACCGGCAATATAAAGACCGATAAAGGCCCCTAATAAAGCCAAAGGCACCGTCAGCATGATAACCAAAGGATGCACCCAACTTTCAAATTGCGCCGCGAGTACCAGATAGGTAATAGCCAGAGCTAAAATAAAGATGAAAATAATCGAGTTACCCGACTCTTGATAGAGTTGCGATTCGCCCTTATAGTCAATGGATACGCTATCTGGTAATTCGGTTTTGACGATATCTTCTAGATAGGCCAACGCCTCACCTACAGTGTAATCATCTGCCAAATTGGCACTGATGGTGATACTACGCATTCGATTGTAGCGATTAAGCTGAGCCGATGTAGCGCGCTCTTCAAAGGTTAGCAAGTTGTCCATAGGGATCAGCTCGTTACTGCGAGCGGAGCGAACATAAAGATTATCGATACTTTGCGGGCTGCGATAATCGTCTTCCCAGCCTTCCATAATGACGTCATATTCTTGGCCACGATCCAGATAAGTGGAAACACGGCGTTGACCCAACATGGTTTCCAAAGTTTGGCCTATTTCAGAGATGGATACTCCTAGGTCGGCTGCTCTTTGACGATCAATATGCACGGACAACTGCGGCAATGTTTCTTTATAATCAGAATCTAAGCGCAGTAACTTAGGATTTTCGGCAGCTTTTTCAAGCACAATATCACGCCATTTAACTAAATCTTCGTAGGTATTTCCTTGCAATACAAATTGTACGGGGCGACCTAAGCCTCCACCACCTAAACTGCTTCGCATGATTGCAAATGCTCTCACATCCGGGATCTGGGCAAGTTTCTCGCTGACTTCATCCATTAGCTCAAAGGTGGGTCGGGTGCGGTCCTTCCAAGGCCCCATCCCGACAATAGCAATACCTGCACTACCGCCGAACCCCGGTGTTCTTACCAACACTCGGTTGACTTCTCCGGTGTCCAAATAGGGCAACAAAATATCTTCAACTTTCTTGAGGTTCGCAGCGTTGCTCTCAAAGCTTGCACCTTCAGCGCTTTGCATCGAAATAAAGAAATTACCGCGGTCTTCTTTAGGAACGAATTCGCTAGGAATGTTTTGACTCAGTTGCACCAGCGCAGCCACGCTGACAATCAACATGATTGCGACTAAGAATGGCTGGTGTAGGGTAGAATTTAGACTAGTGAAATATTTTAATTCTATATTCTTAAAGCTCTTATCCATCCATTTGCCAAAGCCTGAGCTACGTGAACGATTGCTCAACAGTTTGGAAGACAGCATAGGTGACAAGGTTAGTGCGGTAAAGCTCGAGAATGCTACTGCTGCGGCAATTGCCAGGGCAAACTCAGTAAACAAACGACCGATATTCCCTTCTAGAAATACCAAGGGAACGAACACGGAAATTAATACCAGCGTAGTCGCAATTACCGCAAAACCAACTTCCCGCGCACCACGATAGGACGCCAATAATGGCGGTTCGCCCATCTCTATCCGACGGTAAATATTTTCGATCACTACTATGGCATCATCTACCACCAAACCTATCGCCAACACCAAAGCAAGCAAGGTCAACAAGTTAATCGAGAATCCAAGTGCATACATCACTATGAAAGCGGCCACCAGCGATACTGGCACCGTCACCGCCGGGATAATGGTTGCGCGAATATTACCAAGGAAGATATAGATGACTAACACGACTAATGCCATGGCAATAGCCAAGGTGTTATAAACTTCATTAATCGACTCTTCAATGAATACTGACGAGTCATAGCTTGGAACGATGAAAATGTTTTCCGGCAAGGATTCTGATATTTGACGCATGGCTTCTTTTGCTTCGCGCGCAACTTCAAGAGTATTGGCTTTGGATTGTTTAATGATCCCCAAACCAATCATATTAATGCCATCACCGCGAAATTGAGTTTCATCATCTTCGGAGGCTAACTCAACCTTCGCCACTTCGCCGAGTTTAACTAAGTAACCGTCTGCACCGGCCTTAATGGTTAGATCGGCAAAATCATCGGGGGTCAAGAAGCTGCGCGCCACACGGACTTCGAAATTTCGATCCAGAGATTCAACTTGTCCAGCGGGTAATTCGACATTCTCAGAGCGGATTACACGCTCAATATCTGCCACCGTAATGTCGCGGGCGGCCATGGCATTGCGATCAAGCCACACCTTCATTGCGTAAGTTCTGCCGCCGCCTAATTGCACTCTGGCAATCCCATTGACCACAGATAAGCGGTCGACTAAAAAGCGGTCAGCATAATCCGTCAGCTCTAGAACCGATAAATTATCACTGCGCAGGTTATACCAAACAATGACGTTTTCATCGGAATCGGATTTGGATACTTCAGGAGGATCTGCTTGGTCCGGCAAATTGTTTAATGCTCGGCTTACACGCTCGCGCACGTCATTCGACGCAGCATCTATGTCTCTGGATAAGTTAAACTCTATGCTTATTGAGGAACGACCATTGCGGCTTGTCGATGTAATGTTCTTGATACCCTCAATACCCGATATCCGGTCTTCTAATAATTGAGTAATACGAGTTTCGACAATATTGGCCGACGCGCCTGGGTAACTTGTATTGATAGATACGATCGGCTGATCAATGTCTGGATATTCACGCAATGACAGCATAGTGATAGCGACGACACCAAAAATTATCAGTAGTAGATTGACTACCGAGGCGAAAACCGGTCGCTTAACCGAAATATCAGATAACAACATAATAGGCTCCGCTTACAGTTGGGCTTTACTAAGAATGGATACTGTTGAGCCGTTTCTAAGCCTCAATGCCCCTTCAGTGACTATTTGTTCACCTGCTTGCAATCCAGAAACAATTTGCACTATTCCCGGCCGCCTTAGCCCTGTTATCACTTCTTTTTGAACTGCTTTACCATCCTCGATGACAAACACAAATTTTTTGTCCTCATTTGGAATAATGGTTTTTTCGGGCACCACTAAAGATTTCACCACCTGTTTTTGCAAGGTAATTTGCAGCAACATACCTGGACGTAGCTGCCTGTCAGGGTTATCGATTATTGCTCTTACCTTGATAGAGCGAGTATTCGCATCTACCCGTGAATCCACACTGCTAATTGCACCATTGAAGGTTTTGCCTGGGTAGGCGACTGAACCCGCTGTCACAATTTGACCAACTGAAAGGGAAGGTAGATGGCTTTCGGAGATACTAAAATCTACTTTTATTTTGCGCAAATCATCCAAGGTTGTGATCACATCACTCGGAGTCAAGTAAGCACCGACGCTAACCTGACGAATACCAAGCTTGCCTGAGAATGGAGCGCGCAATTCAAGTTCTTCCAATCGCGCATTAGCGACTTCCAACTGAGCCCGTAAGGTTTTAACTTTGGCTTGTTGTTCATCGAGTAATTGTTCTGAGGCTACACTATTGCGTGCCAAGTTTGTCACTCGTTTTAGCTGCCTTTTAGCTTCTTGCAACGAAATATCCAATTCATTTACCCGAGCGCGCTCTTCTCGATTATTCATCGAAAGTAATAGTTGCCCTTTTTCTACTTCATCACCATCATCAAAATTAATCTGTTGAATGACATCGGACTGCTGAGAAGTTAAGGTAATAGCTTCATTGGCTTTTGCAGTGCCTAATCCTTCAACTGTCACCGGAAAGTCGATACTCTTAACCGTAAATACAACCACTGGCGTTGCATTATTGCGACCCTGTCCACCATCCGAAGCTTGCTGCTGCTGGGGGAGATTTAAATAAATCAAAAGCCCGATTAGTGCGAGAGTCGCAATCAGCAGTGGTGAAAGCAATTTTTTAATCGTCATTCAAGGGTTCCCTGTTACAAATTTGATGGCTGATGTGATTAGAATAAGGTTTAAAGTCAAATTTTTCATAGTACACTGACTCTAATCTTAATCACTTTATTGTACGCGAGCCGGTGTCAAAAAGATTAGTCGTTTACCTAGCAATATCGACCATTGGTCTTACTTCTTGTGGTGAGTCTCCCCCCAGTGCGCCTGCTTGTCGAGTAAAAGACCAACAAATACCGATTCAACCGGCAAATGCGGCCTGTATAATCCGGCTCGACGGCAAACTGCTGACGGTAACCCATAGATTGAGCGGGAAATACGATGTACCAGGCGGCACATCCGACGGCAGCGAATCGGCCCAATGTACCGCCCATAGAGAGACCTGGGAAGAAACTGGCTTTAATGTAGAAGTAGTCAAATGGTTGGGTGAAAACGAAAACCACCTACACTACTTCGCCTGCACCCTAGCGGGTAATTTTGACGGTAGTATTACTCAGTTCCCCTTACCTGCATGGTCTCACACTGAGATACAAAACATTCAATTGATTGATCCGTACGCTATTACAGATAGACAATGGCGCTTCAGTGAGCGTCTCAACTCCTTACGTGCGATGTTTAATCAAGTGGAGGACTCAAAAAACGCGGTTAAACCCCATCGCTAAGTGGATATTTAGCACAGTTATGCAAAGATATTTGTGCAAATAATTAAAATATTGTCTGTCTGTATGTATACTGGTCTGAACAGTTACTAGAAACAGCGGGACACCTTATGCCTCAATATCAAGCTCCACTTACCGACATGCAATTCCT
Above is a window of Aliiglaciecola sp. LCG003 DNA encoding:
- a CDS encoding NUDIX hydrolase: MSKRLVVYLAISTIGLTSCGESPPSAPACRVKDQQIPIQPANAACIIRLDGKLLTVTHRLSGKYDVPGGTSDGSESAQCTAHRETWEETGFNVEVVKWLGENENHLHYFACTLAGNFDGSITQFPLPAWSHTEIQNIQLIDPYAITDRQWRFSERLNSLRAMFNQVEDSKNAVKPHR
- a CDS encoding efflux RND transporter periplasmic adaptor subunit → MTIKKLLSPLLIATLALIGLLIYLNLPQQQQASDGGQGRNNATPVVVFTVKSIDFPVTVEGLGTAKANEAITLTSQQSDVIQQINFDDGDEVEKGQLLLSMNNREERARVNELDISLQEAKRQLKRVTNLARNSVASEQLLDEQQAKVKTLRAQLEVANARLEELELRAPFSGKLGIRQVSVGAYLTPSDVITTLDDLRKIKVDFSISESHLPSLSVGQIVTAGSVAYPGKTFNGAISSVDSRVDANTRSIKVRAIIDNPDRQLRPGMLLQITLQKQVVKSLVVPEKTIIPNEDKKFVFVIEDGKAVQKEVITGLRRPGIVQIVSGLQAGEQIVTEGALRLRNGSTVSILSKAQL
- a CDS encoding alpha/beta fold hydrolase; the protein is MQILFVHGMGRSPISGTPLLWRLRRHGHSVDVVSYFAGVECFNSIVKRVQNKITDLSERGQYVLVGHSLGGVILRAALQKLGDMDNPPQHLFLLGSPVFPARLARKSQNDLSYKLLAGDSGQLLASKKRLGSIEMPNTPTTAIVGTKDVALTKRYFQDEENDGVVAIGEVTHSGIEEIISLPVIHTFLPSSHKVCSIIIDKISHLQSQLAVIN
- a CDS encoding efflux RND transporter permease subunit, encoding MLLSDISVKRPVFASVVNLLLIIFGVVAITMLSLREYPDIDQPIVSINTSYPGASANIVETRITQLLEDRISGIEGIKNITSTSRNGRSSISIEFNLSRDIDAASNDVRERVSRALNNLPDQADPPEVSKSDSDENVIVWYNLRSDNLSVLELTDYADRFLVDRLSVVNGIARVQLGGGRTYAMKVWLDRNAMAARDITVADIERVIRSENVELPAGQVESLDRNFEVRVARSFLTPDDFADLTIKAGADGYLVKLGEVAKVELASEDDETQFRGDGINMIGLGIIKQSKANTLEVAREAKEAMRQISESLPENIFIVPSYDSSVFIEESINEVYNTLAIAMALVVLVIYIFLGNIRATIIPAVTVPVSLVAAFIVMYALGFSINLLTLLALVLAIGLVVDDAIVVIENIYRRIEMGEPPLLASYRGAREVGFAVIATTLVLISVFVPLVFLEGNIGRLFTEFALAIAAAVAFSSFTALTLSPMLSSKLLSNRSRSSGFGKWMDKSFKNIELKYFTSLNSTLHQPFLVAIMLIVSVAALVQLSQNIPSEFVPKEDRGNFFISMQSAEGASFESNAANLKKVEDILLPYLDTGEVNRVLVRTPGFGGSAGIAIVGMGPWKDRTRPTFELMDEVSEKLAQIPDVRAFAIMRSSLGGGGLGRPVQFVLQGNTYEDLVKWRDIVLEKAAENPKLLRLDSDYKETLPQLSVHIDRQRAADLGVSISEIGQTLETMLGQRRVSTYLDRGQEYDVIMEGWEDDYRSPQSIDNLYVRSARSNELIPMDNLLTFEERATSAQLNRYNRMRSITISANLADDYTVGEALAYLEDIVKTELPDSVSIDYKGESQLYQESGNSIIFIFILALAITYLVLAAQFESWVHPLVIMLTVPLALLGAFIGLYIAGASLNIYSQIGLVMLIGLAAKNGILIVEFANQLRDAGMEFELALKRAATQRLRPIVMTGFTTVFSALPLVLATGPGSESRAVIGIVIFSGVLLSALMTLYVVPIAYFWLARHTGSPEQLTHKLEELDEEIPYKKGEIQ